The stretch of DNA AAAGAAATTTTTAAAATTGCAGCCTATCAGTTTTCTTCTATCTTTATCCCGCAAGCAAAGGAATACAGGTTTTAATCGGCTCACCTTTGTTGTTACACGTATGGGTTATTTTAACGTTGATACCGTAGGCTGCTTTTAAGTTTTTCTCTGTAATCACTTCATCCACACTACCTACGGTAAAAACATTATTCCTTTGCATCAAGGCAACCTTAGTTGAACAAAGAAAAGCATGATCCGGAAAATGTGAGGTCATAATTACTCCCAAGCCCTTCTGGGAAAGACGGTTGATTTGCTCCAGCACCCTGATTTGGTTGCCAAAATCCAAATTGGAAGTAGGCTCGTCCATAACAAGAATCTCCGGTTGCTGGGCCAACGCCCGGGCAATTAACACCATCTGTCTCTCACCACCACTGATTTCGGTATAAATCCGGTCTTTGAGGAAAGAAACATTGAGGATATCTAAAGCTTCCTCAGCAATGTCCAAATCGGCCAAAGAGGGTGCCCCGGCTATGCCTAAGTAAGCTGTTCTGCCCATAACCACTACATCAATTACTTTAAAAGGAAAGGGTGGGGTATGAGCCTGAGGCACATACCCCAGCGCTTTGGCCAGGCGCCTGCGCGACCAGCCATGCACATTCTCACCATCCAGTAAAATCTTTCCCTTGCGCAGTTTCAAAAAGCCCAGGATAGTCTTAAATAAGGTAGTTTTTCCCACCCCGTTAGGTCCCAGAAGACACAGTATCTCCCCGGATTCCAGCTTGATGGATATATCCTCAACAACGTTTTGTTTACCATAGCCGCATGAAGCATGTTTAATCTCCAGTTTCAAAGGCTATACCTCCCTGGTTAACAGGCTATCCCATAAAGCGCGGAGCTTCACGGAAGCTCCCCCAGTCAGTCGTTTCGCCATTCCCACTTGTTGCTGGGCTTACTGAAAGAGCGGTTGATCTCCGCCAGGGAAAAATCCGACCCATAAAATTGTTTATAAAACCTGGCTGCCTCCGCCCATACATCAAAATGATATACCTCCGGATGAAGCATATTGGCCATATACAGTAAACCCAGGATCCACCGGGGGCTGCCAAAATCCCAGCCGGGAGCGGGGTGGGAATATATGCGTTTGTTCTTCACCGCACCAACATTTATCCCGGCTTTACAGCATTCCGCATAAAAATCCTCAACGGAAGAGGATAGGAAAGCCGATATAAATATAACATCCGGATTAAGGGCATTTAATTTCTCAACAGAAATTCGACTGCCGGGCCTGCCGGAACATTCTATTTCTTTATTTACACTGATCCCCCCGGCTGCTTCAACCAACTGATTTTCGAAACGCTTCCCCATCAGGCAAAAAAGCGGTTTTCCCATGGCATAATATACACGGGGCTTTTTCTTAACAGCAAGTAACGATATATTAATTAAAGAAATTTTTTCTTCTATATAAGCAACCAGTTCTGCGGCCTTTTCTTCCATCTGGACCAACTTGCCAAAATATCTGATTACCTCAAGGTATGAACCAATGTTTTGAATGCTTTGATGTAATTTTTGCAGTTCATTTTGGCCAAGCATACTTTCCCAAACCTGTACCACTTGTTTTATATCAGTGACGCCTATGGTGATTAAGATTGCTTCCACCATTTCCAGTGCTCTGGTAAAGGGGTAGCCTCCCTGAAAATCACCTTCCCGGTAATTTATTTCCGCAGGCAGTGCTTTTATGGGGATTTTCCAACCGCATTGCGGGCAAATATTGTTGCGGGCTGAATCAGACTCGGAAAATAGTAATTTTGCTCCCATCGGGCCGTAAAAGTCTCTTTTAAAGATAACCTCCCCGCAATTGGGGCAGAATGTATTGAGATAGTCCGTCCCGGGTGAATTAAAGAGATATACATAATTGAGATGTTTTCTTAAACTTTGATATAGATTTTCGGCAGACCGGATGGAGGGCTCCAAAGCCGGGTCAGCCCCTTCCAGAGGTATAAAGCGCATTAGTTGTAAAGGTATTTCCGGCGATATGTTGGCTAATTTCTTGGCCAGTTCCAATACTTCTTCCATATTATTATTTTGCAAAATACAAGAAACTTCCACATGGATACCACTTTGATAAAGCCTTTTAATATTTCTCAAAACCGGCTGAACCGTACCACCGCCACAATTTTGATATGCCCGGAGGGACAAGCCCTTAACACCTACATTGATAAAATCTAAATAACGAGTTATTTGGGCCAGTGATGTTTCAGTAAAATAGGCATTTGTGGAACAACCTACCAATAAGCCGTTTTTTTGGGCCAAGGTGGCTACTTTTAAAAAGGTAGGAAGTGATGCCAGTGGATCGTTAAGTAAAAAGGCTATGCCAATGCACTCATTTTTTACTGCTTCATCCACCACCTGTTGGGGAGATAATTCTCGTAAGGCTTTACTGGTAGGGGCCATTTCCTTAGCAATAACTGTGGAAAAACAGCCTCTACAATTAAAATTACAGCCCGTAGTGCTGATTTGCAGGAATTTCCCCCTCGGGTAGAAGTGCAAAACAGGCATTGTTTCAATGGAAATGGGGCATACAGTTAAGTATTTATTGGGAAAGAGCTCAATTATATTTTCCCCGTTGTTTTTATAAAGTCCACAGGCCCCGGTATTTCCTTCCGGAATGGTGCAGCCTCTTTCACAGATATTACATTTCATCTCTT from Desulfoscipio gibsoniae DSM 7213 encodes:
- a CDS encoding radical SAM protein; the encoded protein is MKCNICERGCTIPEGNTGACGLYKNNGENIIELFPNKYLTVCPISIETMPVLHFYPRGKFLQISTTGCNFNCRGCFSTVIAKEMAPTSKALRELSPQQVVDEAVKNECIGIAFLLNDPLASLPTFLKVATLAQKNGLLVGCSTNAYFTETSLAQITRYLDFINVGVKGLSLRAYQNCGGGTVQPVLRNIKRLYQSGIHVEVSCILQNNNMEEVLELAKKLANISPEIPLQLMRFIPLEGADPALEPSIRSAENLYQSLRKHLNYVYLFNSPGTDYLNTFCPNCGEVIFKRDFYGPMGAKLLFSESDSARNNICPQCGWKIPIKALPAEINYREGDFQGGYPFTRALEMVEAILITIGVTDIKQVVQVWESMLGQNELQKLHQSIQNIGSYLEVIRYFGKLVQMEEKAAELVAYIEEKISLINISLLAVKKKPRVYYAMGKPLFCLMGKRFENQLVEAAGGISVNKEIECSGRPGSRISVEKLNALNPDVIFISAFLSSSVEDFYAECCKAGINVGAVKNKRIYSHPAPGWDFGSPRWILGLLYMANMLHPEVYHFDVWAEAARFYKQFYGSDFSLAEINRSFSKPSNKWEWRND
- a CDS encoding ABC transporter ATP-binding protein; its protein translation is MKLEIKHASCGYGKQNVVEDISIKLESGEILCLLGPNGVGKTTLFKTILGFLKLRKGKILLDGENVHGWSRRRLAKALGYVPQAHTPPFPFKVIDVVVMGRTAYLGIAGAPSLADLDIAEEALDILNVSFLKDRIYTEISGGERQMVLIARALAQQPEILVMDEPTSNLDFGNQIRVLEQINRLSQKGLGVIMTSHFPDHAFLCSTKVALMQRNNVFTVGSVDEVITEKNLKAAYGINVKITHTCNNKGEPIKTCIPLLAG